From Scleropages formosus chromosome 1, fSclFor1.1, whole genome shotgun sequence, a single genomic window includes:
- the LOC108933164 gene encoding target of Nesh-SH3-like isoform X2 — protein sequence MLLRAAFLLFAGIVLISYVSAQRIRVRRQNMKVKINATGDTIVLKFVRPSPDVKLEGYILGYGSSMFSKQFIQLPEDGQPYETEIDAEPKYLIAVQPIPTNDVKKQCRGKVNLEKPLHLIIGTVTPTSVLLSWGTLLKTPYEESVMSDCLEDGHYTVRYRERSRKWNYQTCPTSDTVIDNLKPNTQYEFGVRPNKDERVGTWSKSVVHSTNKEDKSVQKPYKHKKPVKPINSEPRSNFTPNVLQNRTQTTVTTKANPALPGDSKTPFAPPAGHPESPPVTRMAVPHWPQLPQGRTNNARNVSSHSESMHPTSPRLLPTKPPITTITSVPTRFPSEKQRAQPRAPSPKPTQKSYSPSAVGDSWEGLPLDKPAPTSGTPTDYSWGKNVLRNVTSSTARVPSSLAVTVAARNLMSPDGDILFSPSNSMRQHFPPRPTNSSQTMRTQGGFSPFPPTVNGEEYIGASHPKPIMWSRLRPANNSLLEDIKPEVQDVIGWSEPSLGDPLYGSPAQRPPNAANKKPKLYGKPGDKGKANDLKQMEMTSVMKPNLPPATPKPTKQDRKYTMTTATATQVVNVTRFDIWDNSSVFSSRPASDVDAMGKKRFVAPHVIYKTDKKPDEPCSITSSLSYFSDEETVEQNVTSPPRLPPSNLTVVTVEGCSSFIILDWEKSDNETTEYEVISRTKGPDGEEVSILTTNQTHTAVENLKPESSYEFKVKPKNELGEGPATDPVSFSTESADPRVSENVSGKDAIWTQFPFKSDSYSECNGKQYVKRTWYRKFVGIQLCNSLRYKVYLSDSLNGKFYNIGDQTGHGEDHCQFVDSFLDGRTGSQLLADQLPSRSGYYRAMRQEPVNFGQIGGNSHITYVSWYECGIPIPGKW from the exons TCAGAAGGCAGAACATGAAGGTGAAAATCAATGCCACCGGTGACACCATCGTGCTGAAGTTCGTCCGCCCCAGTCCCGACGTCAAGCTGGAGGGCTACATCCTGGGCTACGGAAGCAGCATGTTCTCCAAACAGTTCATCCAGCTGCCTGAAGATGGGCAGCCGTACGAGACGGAGATAG ATGCGGAGCCCAAGTACTTGATTGCCGTTCAGCCCATTCCAACCAATGATGTGAAAAAGCAATGCAGAG GCAAAGTTAACTTGGAGAAGCCCCTCCATTTGATCATTGGCACAGTAACCCCTACATCAGTGCTGCTGTCCTGGGGAACCTTGCTGAAGACACCTTATGAAGAAAGTGTCATGAGTGATTGCCTGGAGGATGG GCATTACACTGTCAGATACAGAGAAAGGAGCCGGAAGTGGAACTATCAGACCTGCCCCACGAGTGACACCGTGATCGACAACCTGAAACCAAACACTCAGTACGAGTTTGGTGTTCGGCCAAACAAGGACGAGCGTGTGGGTACTTGGAGCAAATCAGTCGTACACTCAACCAACAAGGAAG ACAAAAGTGTCCAGAAACCATATAAACACAAGAAGCCAGTG AAGCCAATAAATTCCGAACCTCGATCAAACTTCACCCCTAATG TCCTGCAGAACAGGACCCAGACCACAGTAACTACCAAAGCGAACCCAGCCCTTCCTGGAGACTCCAAGACACCCTTTG CACCACCTGCAGGCCACCCAGAAAGCCCCCCAGTCACAAGAATGGCTGTGCCTCATTGGCCACAGTTGCCCCAGG GAAGAACAAACAATGCTAGAAATGTCTCATCCCATTCTGAGAGCATGCATCCCACTTCCCCCCGCCTCCTGCCCACGAAACCCCCCATTACAACCATCACCTCTGTCCCCACACGTTTTCCAAGTGAAAAGCAAAGAGCGCAGCCCCGGGCACCAAGTCCCAAACCAACCCAGAAGTCCTACAGTCCATCGG CTGTTGGCGATTCATGGGAGGGACTCCCTCTGGACAAACCTGCCCCCACCAGTGGGACACCCACAGATTATAGCTGGG GTAAAAATGTGCTGAGAAACGTGACCTCATCCACGGCACGTGTCCCTTCAAGCTTGGCCGTTACCGTGGCAGCCAGAAACCTGATGTCTCCAGACGGGGACATTCTTTTCTCGCCCTCTAACAGCATGAGGCAACATTTCCCACCCAGGCCGACTAATTCTTCCCAGACTATGAGGACACAAGGGG GATTTTCACCTTTTCCTCCAACAGTTAATGGTGAGGAGTATATAGGAGCCTCTCATCCCAAACCTATCATGTGGTCCAGATTGCGACCGG CAAACAACTCCTTGTTGGAAGACATAAAGCCTGAGGTCCAAGATGTTATTGGGTGGTCAGAGCCATCACTTGGAGATCCTCTCTATG GAAGCCCTGCTCAGCGCCCCCCAAACGCAGCCAACAAGAAACCCAAACTGTACGGAAAGCCTGGGGATAAGG GGAAAGCAAATGACCTGAAGCAAATGGAAATGACATCAGTTATGAAACCCAACCTGCCACCTGCCACACCAAAGCCCACCAAACAAGACCGGAAATACACGATGACGACAGCAACAGCCACCCAGGTGGTCAATG TGACCCGGTTCGACATCTGGGACAACTCATCTGTGTTCAGCTCTCGCCCAGCATCAGACGTGGATGCAATGGGGAAGAAGCGATTTGTGG CCCCTCATGTGATCTACAAGACGGACAAGAAGCCAGACGAACCCTGCTCCATCACATCTTCCCTCAGCTACTTCTCTGATGAGGAGACTGTGGAGCAGAATGTGACAAGTCCTCCTAGACTGCCACCCTCCAACCTCACTGTGGTCACTGTTGAAGGGTGCTCCTCTTTCATCATCCTGGACTGGGAAAAGAGTGACAATGAAACCACAG AATATGAAGTGATCTCTAGAACAAAAGGCCCAGATGGTGAGGAAGTCTCAATACTGACCACCAACCAGACGCACACAGCTGTGGAGAACCTcaaaccagagagcag CTATGAGTTCAAAGTGAAACCAAAGAACGAGCTGGGAGAAGGCCCAGCTACTGACCCGGTGTCATTCAGCACGGAGTCAG CGGATCCCAGAGTAAGCGAGAATGTCTCAG GAAAAGATGCCATCTGGACTCAGTTTCCATTCAAGTCGGATTCCTACTCTGAGTGCAATGGAAAACAGTATGTGAAGAGGACATGGTATCGCAAGTTTGTCGGCATCCAGCTCTGCAACTCCCTGAGATACAAAGTCTATCTGAGCGACTCCCTCAATG GAAAGTTCTACAACATTGGGGACCAGACAGGTCATGGTGAGGATCACTGTCAGTTTGTGGACTCCTTCCTTGATGGTCGGACAGGCAGCCAGCTTCTAGCTGACCAGCTTCCTTCCAGATCTG GATATTACCGAGCAATGCGCCAAGAGCCAGTCAACTTTGGCCAGATAGGAGGCAACTCCCACATCACTTATGTGTCATGGTATGAGTGTGGAATACCCATACCTGGGAAGTGGTAA
- the LOC108933164 gene encoding target of Nesh-SH3-like isoform X1, whose amino-acid sequence MLLRAAFLLFAGIVLISYVSAQRIRVRRQNMKVKINATGDTIVLKFVRPSPDVKLEGYILGYGSSMFSKQFIQLPEDGQPYETEIDAEPKYLIAVQPIPTNDVKKQCRGKVNLEKPLHLIIGTVTPTSVLLSWGTLLKTPYEESVMSDCLEDGHYTVRYRERSRKWNYQTCPTSDTVIDNLKPNTQYEFGVRPNKDERVGTWSKSVVHSTNKEDKSVQKPYKHKKPVKPINSEPRSNFTPNVLQNRTQTTVTTKANPALPGDSKTPFAPPAGHPESPPVTRMAVPHWPQLPQGRTNNARNVSSHSESMHPTSPRLLPTKPPITTITSVPTRFPSEKQRAQPRAPSPKPTQKSYSPSAVGDSWEGLPLDKPAPTSGTPTDYSWGKNVLRNVTSSTARVPSSLAVTVAARNLMSPDGDILFSPSNSMRQHFPPRPTNSSQTMRTQGGFSPFPPTVNGEEYIGASHPKPIMWSRLRPANNSLLEDIKPEVQDVIGWSEPSLGDPLYGSPAQRPPNAANKKPKLYGKPGDKAGKANDLKQMEMTSVMKPNLPPATPKPTKQDRKYTMTTATATQVVNVTRFDIWDNSSVFSSRPASDVDAMGKKRFVAPHVIYKTDKKPDEPCSITSSLSYFSDEETVEQNVTSPPRLPPSNLTVVTVEGCSSFIILDWEKSDNETTEYEVISRTKGPDGEEVSILTTNQTHTAVENLKPESSYEFKVKPKNELGEGPATDPVSFSTESADPRVSENVSGKDAIWTQFPFKSDSYSECNGKQYVKRTWYRKFVGIQLCNSLRYKVYLSDSLNGKFYNIGDQTGHGEDHCQFVDSFLDGRTGSQLLADQLPSRSGYYRAMRQEPVNFGQIGGNSHITYVSWYECGIPIPGKW is encoded by the exons TCAGAAGGCAGAACATGAAGGTGAAAATCAATGCCACCGGTGACACCATCGTGCTGAAGTTCGTCCGCCCCAGTCCCGACGTCAAGCTGGAGGGCTACATCCTGGGCTACGGAAGCAGCATGTTCTCCAAACAGTTCATCCAGCTGCCTGAAGATGGGCAGCCGTACGAGACGGAGATAG ATGCGGAGCCCAAGTACTTGATTGCCGTTCAGCCCATTCCAACCAATGATGTGAAAAAGCAATGCAGAG GCAAAGTTAACTTGGAGAAGCCCCTCCATTTGATCATTGGCACAGTAACCCCTACATCAGTGCTGCTGTCCTGGGGAACCTTGCTGAAGACACCTTATGAAGAAAGTGTCATGAGTGATTGCCTGGAGGATGG GCATTACACTGTCAGATACAGAGAAAGGAGCCGGAAGTGGAACTATCAGACCTGCCCCACGAGTGACACCGTGATCGACAACCTGAAACCAAACACTCAGTACGAGTTTGGTGTTCGGCCAAACAAGGACGAGCGTGTGGGTACTTGGAGCAAATCAGTCGTACACTCAACCAACAAGGAAG ACAAAAGTGTCCAGAAACCATATAAACACAAGAAGCCAGTG AAGCCAATAAATTCCGAACCTCGATCAAACTTCACCCCTAATG TCCTGCAGAACAGGACCCAGACCACAGTAACTACCAAAGCGAACCCAGCCCTTCCTGGAGACTCCAAGACACCCTTTG CACCACCTGCAGGCCACCCAGAAAGCCCCCCAGTCACAAGAATGGCTGTGCCTCATTGGCCACAGTTGCCCCAGG GAAGAACAAACAATGCTAGAAATGTCTCATCCCATTCTGAGAGCATGCATCCCACTTCCCCCCGCCTCCTGCCCACGAAACCCCCCATTACAACCATCACCTCTGTCCCCACACGTTTTCCAAGTGAAAAGCAAAGAGCGCAGCCCCGGGCACCAAGTCCCAAACCAACCCAGAAGTCCTACAGTCCATCGG CTGTTGGCGATTCATGGGAGGGACTCCCTCTGGACAAACCTGCCCCCACCAGTGGGACACCCACAGATTATAGCTGGG GTAAAAATGTGCTGAGAAACGTGACCTCATCCACGGCACGTGTCCCTTCAAGCTTGGCCGTTACCGTGGCAGCCAGAAACCTGATGTCTCCAGACGGGGACATTCTTTTCTCGCCCTCTAACAGCATGAGGCAACATTTCCCACCCAGGCCGACTAATTCTTCCCAGACTATGAGGACACAAGGGG GATTTTCACCTTTTCCTCCAACAGTTAATGGTGAGGAGTATATAGGAGCCTCTCATCCCAAACCTATCATGTGGTCCAGATTGCGACCGG CAAACAACTCCTTGTTGGAAGACATAAAGCCTGAGGTCCAAGATGTTATTGGGTGGTCAGAGCCATCACTTGGAGATCCTCTCTATG GAAGCCCTGCTCAGCGCCCCCCAAACGCAGCCAACAAGAAACCCAAACTGTACGGAAAGCCTGGGGATAAGG CAGGGAAAGCAAATGACCTGAAGCAAATGGAAATGACATCAGTTATGAAACCCAACCTGCCACCTGCCACACCAAAGCCCACCAAACAAGACCGGAAATACACGATGACGACAGCAACAGCCACCCAGGTGGTCAATG TGACCCGGTTCGACATCTGGGACAACTCATCTGTGTTCAGCTCTCGCCCAGCATCAGACGTGGATGCAATGGGGAAGAAGCGATTTGTGG CCCCTCATGTGATCTACAAGACGGACAAGAAGCCAGACGAACCCTGCTCCATCACATCTTCCCTCAGCTACTTCTCTGATGAGGAGACTGTGGAGCAGAATGTGACAAGTCCTCCTAGACTGCCACCCTCCAACCTCACTGTGGTCACTGTTGAAGGGTGCTCCTCTTTCATCATCCTGGACTGGGAAAAGAGTGACAATGAAACCACAG AATATGAAGTGATCTCTAGAACAAAAGGCCCAGATGGTGAGGAAGTCTCAATACTGACCACCAACCAGACGCACACAGCTGTGGAGAACCTcaaaccagagagcag CTATGAGTTCAAAGTGAAACCAAAGAACGAGCTGGGAGAAGGCCCAGCTACTGACCCGGTGTCATTCAGCACGGAGTCAG CGGATCCCAGAGTAAGCGAGAATGTCTCAG GAAAAGATGCCATCTGGACTCAGTTTCCATTCAAGTCGGATTCCTACTCTGAGTGCAATGGAAAACAGTATGTGAAGAGGACATGGTATCGCAAGTTTGTCGGCATCCAGCTCTGCAACTCCCTGAGATACAAAGTCTATCTGAGCGACTCCCTCAATG GAAAGTTCTACAACATTGGGGACCAGACAGGTCATGGTGAGGATCACTGTCAGTTTGTGGACTCCTTCCTTGATGGTCGGACAGGCAGCCAGCTTCTAGCTGACCAGCTTCCTTCCAGATCTG GATATTACCGAGCAATGCGCCAAGAGCCAGTCAACTTTGGCCAGATAGGAGGCAACTCCCACATCACTTATGTGTCATGGTATGAGTGTGGAATACCCATACCTGGGAAGTGGTAA
- the LOC108933164 gene encoding target of Nesh-SH3-like isoform X5, whose product MLLRAAFLLFAGIVLISYVSAQRIRVRRQNMKVKINATGDTIVLKFVRPSPDVKLEGYILGYGSSMFSKQFIQLPEDGQPYETEIDAEPKYLIAVQPIPTNDVKKQCRGKVNLEKPLHLIIGTVTPTSVLLSWGTLLKTPYEESVMSDCLEDGHYTVRYRERSRKWNYQTCPTSDTVIDNLKPNTQYEFGVRPNKDERVGTWSKSVVHSTNKEDKSVQKPYKHKKPVKPINSEPRSNFTPNVLQNRTQTTVTTKANPALPGDSKTPFAPPAGHPESPPVTRMAVPHWPQLPQGRTNNARNVSSHSESMHPTSPRLLPTKPPITTITSVPTRFPSEKQRAQPRAPSPKPTQKSYSPSAVGDSWEGLPLDKPAPTSGTPTDYSWGKNVLRNVTSSTARVPSSLAVTVAARNLMSPDGDILFSPSNSMRQHFPPRPTNSSQTMRTQGGFSPFPPTVNGEEYIGASHPKPIMWSRLRPGSPAQRPPNAANKKPKLYGKPGDKAGKANDLKQMEMTSVMKPNLPPATPKPTKQDRKYTMTTATATQVVNVTRFDIWDNSSVFSSRPASDVDAMGKKRFVAPHVIYKTDKKPDEPCSITSSLSYFSDEETVEQNVTSPPRLPPSNLTVVTVEGCSSFIILDWEKSDNETTEYEVISRTKGPDGEEVSILTTNQTHTAVENLKPESSYEFKVKPKNELGEGPATDPVSFSTESADPRVSENVSGKDAIWTQFPFKSDSYSECNGKQYVKRTWYRKFVGIQLCNSLRYKVYLSDSLNGKFYNIGDQTGHGEDHCQFVDSFLDGRTGSQLLADQLPSRSGYYRAMRQEPVNFGQIGGNSHITYVSWYECGIPIPGKW is encoded by the exons TCAGAAGGCAGAACATGAAGGTGAAAATCAATGCCACCGGTGACACCATCGTGCTGAAGTTCGTCCGCCCCAGTCCCGACGTCAAGCTGGAGGGCTACATCCTGGGCTACGGAAGCAGCATGTTCTCCAAACAGTTCATCCAGCTGCCTGAAGATGGGCAGCCGTACGAGACGGAGATAG ATGCGGAGCCCAAGTACTTGATTGCCGTTCAGCCCATTCCAACCAATGATGTGAAAAAGCAATGCAGAG GCAAAGTTAACTTGGAGAAGCCCCTCCATTTGATCATTGGCACAGTAACCCCTACATCAGTGCTGCTGTCCTGGGGAACCTTGCTGAAGACACCTTATGAAGAAAGTGTCATGAGTGATTGCCTGGAGGATGG GCATTACACTGTCAGATACAGAGAAAGGAGCCGGAAGTGGAACTATCAGACCTGCCCCACGAGTGACACCGTGATCGACAACCTGAAACCAAACACTCAGTACGAGTTTGGTGTTCGGCCAAACAAGGACGAGCGTGTGGGTACTTGGAGCAAATCAGTCGTACACTCAACCAACAAGGAAG ACAAAAGTGTCCAGAAACCATATAAACACAAGAAGCCAGTG AAGCCAATAAATTCCGAACCTCGATCAAACTTCACCCCTAATG TCCTGCAGAACAGGACCCAGACCACAGTAACTACCAAAGCGAACCCAGCCCTTCCTGGAGACTCCAAGACACCCTTTG CACCACCTGCAGGCCACCCAGAAAGCCCCCCAGTCACAAGAATGGCTGTGCCTCATTGGCCACAGTTGCCCCAGG GAAGAACAAACAATGCTAGAAATGTCTCATCCCATTCTGAGAGCATGCATCCCACTTCCCCCCGCCTCCTGCCCACGAAACCCCCCATTACAACCATCACCTCTGTCCCCACACGTTTTCCAAGTGAAAAGCAAAGAGCGCAGCCCCGGGCACCAAGTCCCAAACCAACCCAGAAGTCCTACAGTCCATCGG CTGTTGGCGATTCATGGGAGGGACTCCCTCTGGACAAACCTGCCCCCACCAGTGGGACACCCACAGATTATAGCTGGG GTAAAAATGTGCTGAGAAACGTGACCTCATCCACGGCACGTGTCCCTTCAAGCTTGGCCGTTACCGTGGCAGCCAGAAACCTGATGTCTCCAGACGGGGACATTCTTTTCTCGCCCTCTAACAGCATGAGGCAACATTTCCCACCCAGGCCGACTAATTCTTCCCAGACTATGAGGACACAAGGGG GATTTTCACCTTTTCCTCCAACAGTTAATGGTGAGGAGTATATAGGAGCCTCTCATCCCAAACCTATCATGTGGTCCAGATTGCGACCGG GAAGCCCTGCTCAGCGCCCCCCAAACGCAGCCAACAAGAAACCCAAACTGTACGGAAAGCCTGGGGATAAGG CAGGGAAAGCAAATGACCTGAAGCAAATGGAAATGACATCAGTTATGAAACCCAACCTGCCACCTGCCACACCAAAGCCCACCAAACAAGACCGGAAATACACGATGACGACAGCAACAGCCACCCAGGTGGTCAATG TGACCCGGTTCGACATCTGGGACAACTCATCTGTGTTCAGCTCTCGCCCAGCATCAGACGTGGATGCAATGGGGAAGAAGCGATTTGTGG CCCCTCATGTGATCTACAAGACGGACAAGAAGCCAGACGAACCCTGCTCCATCACATCTTCCCTCAGCTACTTCTCTGATGAGGAGACTGTGGAGCAGAATGTGACAAGTCCTCCTAGACTGCCACCCTCCAACCTCACTGTGGTCACTGTTGAAGGGTGCTCCTCTTTCATCATCCTGGACTGGGAAAAGAGTGACAATGAAACCACAG AATATGAAGTGATCTCTAGAACAAAAGGCCCAGATGGTGAGGAAGTCTCAATACTGACCACCAACCAGACGCACACAGCTGTGGAGAACCTcaaaccagagagcag CTATGAGTTCAAAGTGAAACCAAAGAACGAGCTGGGAGAAGGCCCAGCTACTGACCCGGTGTCATTCAGCACGGAGTCAG CGGATCCCAGAGTAAGCGAGAATGTCTCAG GAAAAGATGCCATCTGGACTCAGTTTCCATTCAAGTCGGATTCCTACTCTGAGTGCAATGGAAAACAGTATGTGAAGAGGACATGGTATCGCAAGTTTGTCGGCATCCAGCTCTGCAACTCCCTGAGATACAAAGTCTATCTGAGCGACTCCCTCAATG GAAAGTTCTACAACATTGGGGACCAGACAGGTCATGGTGAGGATCACTGTCAGTTTGTGGACTCCTTCCTTGATGGTCGGACAGGCAGCCAGCTTCTAGCTGACCAGCTTCCTTCCAGATCTG GATATTACCGAGCAATGCGCCAAGAGCCAGTCAACTTTGGCCAGATAGGAGGCAACTCCCACATCACTTATGTGTCATGGTATGAGTGTGGAATACCCATACCTGGGAAGTGGTAA
- the LOC108933164 gene encoding target of Nesh-SH3-like isoform X3, which translates to MLLRAAFLLFAGIVLISYVSAQRIRVRRQNMKVKINATGDTIVLKFVRPSPDVKLEGYILGYGSSMFSKQFIQLPEDGQPYETEIDAEPKYLIAVQPIPTNDVKKQCRGKVNLEKPLHLIIGTVTPTSVLLSWGTLLKTPYEESVMSDCLEDGHYTVRYRERSRKWNYQTCPTSDTVIDNLKPNTQYEFGVRPNKDERVGTWSKSVVHSTNKEDKSVQKPYKHKKPVKPINSEPRSNFTPNVLQNRTQTTVTTKANPALPGDSKTPFAPPAGHPESPPVTRMAVPHWPQLPQGRTNNARNVSSHSESMHPTSPRLLPTKPPITTITSVPTRFPSEKQRAQPRAPSPKPTQKSYSPSAVGDSWEGLPLDKPAPTSGTPTDYSWGKNVLRNVTSSTARVPSSLAVTVAARNLMSPDGDILFSPSNSMRQHFPPRPTNSSQTMRTQGVNGEEYIGASHPKPIMWSRLRPANNSLLEDIKPEVQDVIGWSEPSLGDPLYGSPAQRPPNAANKKPKLYGKPGDKAGKANDLKQMEMTSVMKPNLPPATPKPTKQDRKYTMTTATATQVVNVTRFDIWDNSSVFSSRPASDVDAMGKKRFVAPHVIYKTDKKPDEPCSITSSLSYFSDEETVEQNVTSPPRLPPSNLTVVTVEGCSSFIILDWEKSDNETTEYEVISRTKGPDGEEVSILTTNQTHTAVENLKPESSYEFKVKPKNELGEGPATDPVSFSTESADPRVSENVSGKDAIWTQFPFKSDSYSECNGKQYVKRTWYRKFVGIQLCNSLRYKVYLSDSLNGKFYNIGDQTGHGEDHCQFVDSFLDGRTGSQLLADQLPSRSGYYRAMRQEPVNFGQIGGNSHITYVSWYECGIPIPGKW; encoded by the exons TCAGAAGGCAGAACATGAAGGTGAAAATCAATGCCACCGGTGACACCATCGTGCTGAAGTTCGTCCGCCCCAGTCCCGACGTCAAGCTGGAGGGCTACATCCTGGGCTACGGAAGCAGCATGTTCTCCAAACAGTTCATCCAGCTGCCTGAAGATGGGCAGCCGTACGAGACGGAGATAG ATGCGGAGCCCAAGTACTTGATTGCCGTTCAGCCCATTCCAACCAATGATGTGAAAAAGCAATGCAGAG GCAAAGTTAACTTGGAGAAGCCCCTCCATTTGATCATTGGCACAGTAACCCCTACATCAGTGCTGCTGTCCTGGGGAACCTTGCTGAAGACACCTTATGAAGAAAGTGTCATGAGTGATTGCCTGGAGGATGG GCATTACACTGTCAGATACAGAGAAAGGAGCCGGAAGTGGAACTATCAGACCTGCCCCACGAGTGACACCGTGATCGACAACCTGAAACCAAACACTCAGTACGAGTTTGGTGTTCGGCCAAACAAGGACGAGCGTGTGGGTACTTGGAGCAAATCAGTCGTACACTCAACCAACAAGGAAG ACAAAAGTGTCCAGAAACCATATAAACACAAGAAGCCAGTG AAGCCAATAAATTCCGAACCTCGATCAAACTTCACCCCTAATG TCCTGCAGAACAGGACCCAGACCACAGTAACTACCAAAGCGAACCCAGCCCTTCCTGGAGACTCCAAGACACCCTTTG CACCACCTGCAGGCCACCCAGAAAGCCCCCCAGTCACAAGAATGGCTGTGCCTCATTGGCCACAGTTGCCCCAGG GAAGAACAAACAATGCTAGAAATGTCTCATCCCATTCTGAGAGCATGCATCCCACTTCCCCCCGCCTCCTGCCCACGAAACCCCCCATTACAACCATCACCTCTGTCCCCACACGTTTTCCAAGTGAAAAGCAAAGAGCGCAGCCCCGGGCACCAAGTCCCAAACCAACCCAGAAGTCCTACAGTCCATCGG CTGTTGGCGATTCATGGGAGGGACTCCCTCTGGACAAACCTGCCCCCACCAGTGGGACACCCACAGATTATAGCTGGG GTAAAAATGTGCTGAGAAACGTGACCTCATCCACGGCACGTGTCCCTTCAAGCTTGGCCGTTACCGTGGCAGCCAGAAACCTGATGTCTCCAGACGGGGACATTCTTTTCTCGCCCTCTAACAGCATGAGGCAACATTTCCCACCCAGGCCGACTAATTCTTCCCAGACTATGAGGACACAAGGGG TTAATGGTGAGGAGTATATAGGAGCCTCTCATCCCAAACCTATCATGTGGTCCAGATTGCGACCGG CAAACAACTCCTTGTTGGAAGACATAAAGCCTGAGGTCCAAGATGTTATTGGGTGGTCAGAGCCATCACTTGGAGATCCTCTCTATG GAAGCCCTGCTCAGCGCCCCCCAAACGCAGCCAACAAGAAACCCAAACTGTACGGAAAGCCTGGGGATAAGG CAGGGAAAGCAAATGACCTGAAGCAAATGGAAATGACATCAGTTATGAAACCCAACCTGCCACCTGCCACACCAAAGCCCACCAAACAAGACCGGAAATACACGATGACGACAGCAACAGCCACCCAGGTGGTCAATG TGACCCGGTTCGACATCTGGGACAACTCATCTGTGTTCAGCTCTCGCCCAGCATCAGACGTGGATGCAATGGGGAAGAAGCGATTTGTGG CCCCTCATGTGATCTACAAGACGGACAAGAAGCCAGACGAACCCTGCTCCATCACATCTTCCCTCAGCTACTTCTCTGATGAGGAGACTGTGGAGCAGAATGTGACAAGTCCTCCTAGACTGCCACCCTCCAACCTCACTGTGGTCACTGTTGAAGGGTGCTCCTCTTTCATCATCCTGGACTGGGAAAAGAGTGACAATGAAACCACAG AATATGAAGTGATCTCTAGAACAAAAGGCCCAGATGGTGAGGAAGTCTCAATACTGACCACCAACCAGACGCACACAGCTGTGGAGAACCTcaaaccagagagcag CTATGAGTTCAAAGTGAAACCAAAGAACGAGCTGGGAGAAGGCCCAGCTACTGACCCGGTGTCATTCAGCACGGAGTCAG CGGATCCCAGAGTAAGCGAGAATGTCTCAG GAAAAGATGCCATCTGGACTCAGTTTCCATTCAAGTCGGATTCCTACTCTGAGTGCAATGGAAAACAGTATGTGAAGAGGACATGGTATCGCAAGTTTGTCGGCATCCAGCTCTGCAACTCCCTGAGATACAAAGTCTATCTGAGCGACTCCCTCAATG GAAAGTTCTACAACATTGGGGACCAGACAGGTCATGGTGAGGATCACTGTCAGTTTGTGGACTCCTTCCTTGATGGTCGGACAGGCAGCCAGCTTCTAGCTGACCAGCTTCCTTCCAGATCTG GATATTACCGAGCAATGCGCCAAGAGCCAGTCAACTTTGGCCAGATAGGAGGCAACTCCCACATCACTTATGTGTCATGGTATGAGTGTGGAATACCCATACCTGGGAAGTGGTAA